A genomic region of Raphanus sativus cultivar WK10039 chromosome 6, ASM80110v3, whole genome shotgun sequence contains the following coding sequences:
- the LOC108812160 gene encoding sister chromatid cohesion protein PDS5 homolog A isoform X4 encodes MAQKAEELLKEFGSKLDPPPSSKDSLLKLFKEAAVCLSELEQSPPASVLKSIQPFLDAVVKPDILKHQDKDVKLLLASCLSEITRITAPETPYHDDTMRDIFQLIVSSFSGLDDVGGPSFGRRVVILETVAKYRSCIVMLDLECDDLVKEVFTTFLDVARDDHPEVVVSSMQNIMIVLLEESEDVQEQLLLILLSKLGRNRSDVRDAARRLAMKVIEQCAPKVESDIKQFLISSLSGDSRFSSSQIAYHEVIYDLYRCAPQTLSGVAPYLTGELLADELETRLKVVGLVGELFSLPGRAISEEFSSIFPEFLKRLTDRVVEVRLIILDHIKNCLLSDPSRADASQIISALCDRLLDYDENIRKQVVAVICDVAVSALTSIPTDTIKLVAERLRDKSILVKTYTMERLTELYRVYCLRCAEGKVGTGDFDWIPGKFLKCLYDKDFRSDTIEYTLCSSLFPSDISVRDKVKHWIDIFSGFDNVETKAFEKILEQRQRIQQEMQKYLALKQTQQTADAPEMQKKIQFGFRVMSRAFSDPPMAEPNFLILDQLKDANIWKILNNLLDPNTSITQASKIRDDMLNILSEKHCLYEFLGTLSIKCSYLLFSKEFVKEMLSEVSVRKASKDNLGIQSCMDFLGLLASFCPSLFEGAEEELIGFLKDDDEMIKEGTLKILAKAGGTIRENLIVLSSSVDLLLERICIEGNRKQAKYAVQALASITKDDGLKALSVLYKGLVDMLDDKRYQPAVLQSLGCIAQIAMPVFETRETEIVEFIKSKILKSENEAVDDEKLSWDDKSEVCQLKIYGIKTLVKSYLPFKDSHLRTGVDDLLGILKNILSFGEVSEDIESSFVDKAHMKLAAAKAVLRLSRHWDDKIPIDIFHLTLKTPEISFPMAKKIFLGKVHQYIKDRVLEPKYACSFLFDITGSNVLVSEEEKQNLADIIQHSYQTKVRKVSAQTDANSVSPYPHNILPYLVHALAHHSCPDVEKCKDVKEYEMIYRQLYLIISLLLHKEEDGKAEDTDKEHECVPTIISIFHSIKQSEDVTDPTKSKNSHAICELGLSVINQLTHKEPDLKREFTPVSLPPTLYKPSEKDESNNSEVSDEKLWIADETVLAHFSSLKLESHTDSSVIPQTSDHEGMNDEESDDNEIPLGKIVERLRAQRTKSREGEKNKSVPAEDENGKTDLDVLKMVREINMDHLRMVDKFESSNGHTHSPGKRANTVETDQKANKRSDVDATSVVSVPKRRRSSSGHSPFKFSNSGSKKELHEERDMDTNVSPSDDNSNQEKRLGSSSSRKRTKGFSSKLKNSDSEDGNGSEKSRSAESGDRLKSASGSMQKRKRKGITGPAKCSTAEKKMATDELIGCRIDVWWPMDKKFYEGTVKSYDSTKQKHVILYEDGDVEVLRLDKERWELIDSGKPTKKTKTSKRSSNKKGSSGSKHKNSDALRRDEDPIPTTPKGKRTPKKYIRHKHPEETPGSPSLEHEKLESRTKKNRSTATIVGEVSEKTNEKNVESTTEQMTEDEEYGNKEAGEEKPESEGKSWKEGEDDDEEVDLQEAKAESSGNPEGKETDVDNSGSEKKQENDDMETEAEAEDEDDAGDADASDNETLGAWRSKVVKSSSKKAA; translated from the exons ATGGCTCAGAAGGCAGAGGAGCTGTTGAAGGAGTTCGGATCGAAGCTTGACCCACCTCCTTCCTCCAAAGATTCATtgctcaaactcttcaag GAAGCTGCTGTTTGTCTTTCTGAGTTGGAGCAGTCTCCACCAGCTTCAGTGCTGAAGTCCATCCAGCCTTTTCTTGATGCAGTTGTTAAACCTGATATTCTCAAGCATCAGGACAAGGATGTCAAGCTTCTACTTGCAAGTTGCCTTTCTGAGATTACTCGCATCACTGCACCTGAGACGCCTTACCATGATGATACTATGAGG gatatttTTCAACTGATTGTGAGTTCCTTCTCTGGGTTGGATGATGTCGGTGGACCATCATTTGGAAGGAGGGTTGTCATTTTAGAAACGGTTGCAAAATACAGGTCATGTATAGTGATGTTGGATCTGGAGTGCGATGATCTGGTGAAAGAAGTCTTTACTACTTTTCTTGATGTTGCTAG AGATGACCATCCGGAGGTTGTTGTCTCATCAATGCAAAATATAATGATTGTTCTCTTAGAAGAGAGTGAAGATGTGCAGGAGCAGCTGTTACTAATTCTACTCTCTAAATTGGGCAGAAATAGAAGT GACGTTAGAGATGCGGCGAGAAGACTTGCTATGAAAGTCATAGAGCAGTGTGCGCCAAAAGTTGAATCTGACATAAAGCAATTCCTTATCTCCTCATTGTCTGGAGATAGCCGGTTTTCCAGCAGTCAGATTGCCTACCATGAGGTTATCTATGATTTGTACCGCTGTGCTCCTCAGACCCTATCCGGAGTTGCACCTTATCTCACTGGAGAGCTTTTG GCAGATGAATTGGAAACTCGTTTGAAAGTAGTCGGATTGGTTGGAGAGTTGTTTTCCTTGCCTGGACGTGCCATCTCCGAAGAGTTCAGTTCAATTTTTCCGGAGTTTCTGAAAAGACTGACTGATAGAGTAGTTGAAGTTAGACTGATCATCCTTGACCACATTAAGAACTGTTTACTCTCAGATCCTTCCAGAGCGGACGCTTCCCAAATTATAT CTGCTCTTTGTGACCGGCTCTTGGATTATGACGAGAATATCCGGAAACAAGTTGTTGCTGTTATTTGTGATGTGGCTGTGAGTGCACTGACGTCGATTCCAACTGACACTATAAAGTTGGTTGCTGAACGGCTCCGAGACAAATCT aTACTGGTAAAGACATACACAATGGAACGGTTGACTGAACTATACCGGGTATATTGCTTACGGTGTGCTGAAGGGAAGGTAGGCACTGGTGACTTTGATTGGATTCCTGGAAAATTTTTGAAATGTCTTTATGACAAAGATTTCAG ATCAGATACAATTGAATATACTCTCTGCAGTTCCTTGTTTCCAAGTGATATCTCTGTTAGAGATAAAGTTAAGCATTGGATAGACATATTTTCCGGATTTGACAATGTGGAGACAAAAGCTTTTGAGAAAATACTGGAGCAAAGGCAAAG GATACAACAAGAAATGCAAAAATACTTGGCACTCAAGCAGACGCAACAG ACTGCTGATGCTCCAGAGATGCAGAAAAAGATTCAATTTGGATTCAGAGTTATGTCACGTGCATTTTCTGATCCCCCAATGGCTGAGCCGAACTTTTTGATTCTTGATCAACTGAAAGATGCTAATATCTGGAAGATTTTGAATAATCTGCTCGATCCCAACACTAGCATAACGCAAGCGTCCAAGATTCGG GATGATATGCTTAATATACTTTCTGAAAAGCATTGTCTCTATGAATTTCTCGGCACTCTATCCATAAAGTGTTCTTATCTCCTATTCAGTAAGGAATTTGTGAAAGAGATGTTATCAGAAGTCTCTGTTAGAAAGGCTTCTAAAGACAATTTGGGCATTCAATCCTGCATGGACTTCTTAGGG CTTCTCGCAAGTTTCTGTCCATCACTGTTTGAAGGGGCTGAAGAAGAACTGATAGGTTTCcttaaagatgatgatgaaatgATAAAAGAAGGTACTCTCAAAATTCTGGCAAAGGCAGGTGGTACGATTCGGGAGAATCTCATTGTTTTATCGAG TTCTGTGGACCTGTTACTGGAGAGGATCTGTATAGAAGGCAACCGTAAGCAGGCTAAGTATGCTGTGCAAGCGCTAGCATCAATAACGAAGGACGATGGCTTGAAGGCCCTATCTGTTCTATACAAG GGACTCGTGGACATGCTGGACGACAAGAGATATCAGCCAGCTGTTCTACAGAGTCTTGGATGTATAGCGCAGATTGCAATGCCGGTATTTGAGACCAGAGAAACCGAAATCGTTGAGTTTATTAAAAGCAAAATCCTCAAAAGCGAAAAT GAAGCAGTAGATGACGAAAAGTTATCCTGGGATGACAAAAGTGAAGTTTGTCAACTGAAG atatatgGGATCAAGACATTGGTTAAGAGCTACTTGCCGTTCAAGGATTCTCATCTTCGCACGGGTGTTGATGACCTTCTTGGAATACTGAAAAACATTCTTTCCTTTGGGGAAGTATCTGAAGATATAGAGTCAAG CTTTGTTGACAAAGCCCATATGAAACTAGCTGCTGCGAAGGCAGTCCTCCGCCTTTCTAGACACTGGGACGATAAGATACCGATTGATATCTTCCATTTAACACTAAAAACCCCTGAG ATATCATTTCCTATGGCTAAGAAAATATTCCTTGGGAAAGTTCACCAGTATATAAAGGATCGGGTTTTGGAGCCAAAGTACGCCTGTTCATTCTTATTTGATATCACTGGATCAAATGTTCTGGTGTCAGAGGAG GAGAAACAGAACCTAGCTGATATCATTCAACATTCTTACCAAACAAAAGTGCGGAAAGTTTCTGCTCAGACTGATGCAAATTCGGTTTCTCCCTACCCTCATAATATCCTACCTTACCTGGTTCACGCACTTGCGCATCATTCTTGTCCTGACGTGGAAAAATGCAAAGATGTGAAGGAATATGAAATGATATATCG CCAATTATACTTGATCATTTCTCTGTTACTGCATAAAGAGGAAGATGGGAAGGCTGAAGATACTGACAAGGAACATGAGTGTGTTCCCACCATTATCTCTATCTTCCATAGTATAAAACAGTCAGAAGATGTCACTGATCCAACAAAGTCAAAG aACTCACATGCGATCTGTGAGCTCGGACTGTCAGTAATCAATCAGTTAACTCACAAAGAGCCTGATCTGAAAAGGGAATTCACGCCTGTATCGCTGCCTCCAACGCTTTACAAACCTTCTGAAAAAGATGAAAGTAACAACTCTGAG GTTAGTGATGAGAAATTGTGGATAGCTGATGAAACTGTCTTGGCACACTTCAGTTCTCTCAAGTTGGAGAGTCATACTGATTCATCT GTGATACCCCAAACTTCAGATCACGAGGGTATGAATGATGAGGAAAGTGATGACAACGAAATTCCTCTGGGTAAAATAGTAGAGCGTTTAAGAGCTCAGAGAACCAAGAGTAGAGAGGGGGAAAAGAACAAATCTGTTCCAGCTGAAGACGAGAATGGTAAAACTGATCTCGACGTTTTGAAAATGGTGAGGGAGATAAATATGGACCACTTGCGCATGGTGGACAAATTTGAGTCCAGTAATGGACACACACATTCCCCTGGCAAGAGAGCAAACACAGTTGAAACGGATCAGAAGGCTAACAAAAGGAGTGATGTGGATGCAACATCAGTAGTTTCAGTCCCTAAACGCCGGAGATCATCTTCTGGCCACAGTCCTTTCAAGTTCTCAAATAGTGGCTCTAAAAAAGAGTTGCATGAAGAGAGAGATATGGACACGAATGTCTCCCCTTCCGATGACAATTCAAACCAGGAAAAGAGATTAGGAAGCAGCTCTTCCCGAAAGAGAACGAAAGGCTTCTCATCAAAGTTAAAGAACTCAGATAGCGAAGATGGCAACGGCAGTGAGAAG agTAGGTCAGCAGAAAGTGGTGATAGATTGAAGTCTGCCTCTGGATCAATGCAGAAACGGAAAAGAAAAGGCATCACAGGACCGGCTAAG TGCTCCACAGCAGAAAAGAAAATGGCCACTGATGAACTAATCGGTTGCAGAATAGATGTTTGGTGGCCTATGGATAAGAA GTTTTATGAAGGCACGGTAAAATCTTACGATTCCACGAAACAGAAACATGTG ATACTCTATGAGGATGGAGATGTCGAAGTCCTTCGCCTTGATAAAGAACGATGGGAGCTCATAGACTCGGGAAAgccaacaaag AAGACCAAGACATCAAAGCGAAGTTCTAATAAGAAAGG ATCTTCTGGAAGTAAGCATAAGAATTCAGATGCCTTACGAAGGGATGAAGACCCAATTCCTACTAC GCCAAAAGGGAAAAGAACTCCAAAGAAATACATAAGACATAAGCACCCTGAAGAAACACCAGGAAGTCCCTCTTTAGAACATGAGAAACTAGAGAGCAGAACCAAGAAAAACCGATCTACTGCCACTATAG TCGGTGAAGTTTctgaaaaaacaaatgaaaagaatgtGGAATCAACCACAGAGCAGATGACAGAGGATGAGGAATATGGTAATAAGGAGGCTGGCGAAGAGAAACCAGAGTCGGAAGGAAAGTCGTGGAAAGAAGGcgaggatgatgatgaggaagTTGATTTACAGGAGGCAAAAGCAGAGTCGAGTGGAAACCCTGAGGGGAAAGAAACTGATGTTGACAACTCAGGTTCtgagaagaaacaagaaaacGATGATATGGAGACAGAAGCTGAAgctgaagatgaagatgatgccGGGGATGCTGACGCATCTGACAATGAGACTCTT GGAGCATGGAGAAGTAAAGTGGTCAAGTCAAGCTCCAAGAAAGCAGCATAG
- the LOC108812160 gene encoding sister chromatid cohesion protein PDS5 homolog A isoform X2, which produces MAQKAEELLKEFGSKLDPPPSSKDSLLKLFKEAAVCLSELEQSPPASVLKSIQPFLDAVVKPDILKHQDKDVKLLLASCLSEITRITAPETPYHDDTMRDIFQLIVSSFSGLDDVGGPSFGRRVVILETVAKYRSCIVMLDLECDDLVKEVFTTFLDVARDDHPEVVVSSMQNIMIVLLEESEDVQEQLLLILLSKLGRNRSDVRDAARRLAMKVIEQCAPKVESDIKQFLISSLSGDSRFSSSQIAYHEVIYDLYRCAPQTLSGVAPYLTGELLADELETRLKVVGLVGELFSLPGRAISEEFSSIFPEFLKRLTDRVVEVRLIILDHIKNCLLSDPSRADASQIISALCDRLLDYDENIRKQVVAVICDVAVSALTSIPTDTIKLVAERLRDKSILVKTYTMERLTELYRVYCLRCAEGKVGTGDFDWIPGKFLKCLYDKDFRSDTIEYTLCSSLFPSDISVRDKVKHWIDIFSGFDNVETKAFEKILEQRQRIQQEMQKYLALKQTQQVCLNTADAPEMQKKIQFGFRVMSRAFSDPPMAEPNFLILDQLKDANIWKILNNLLDPNTSITQASKIRDDMLNILSEKHCLYEFLGTLSIKCSYLLFSKEFVKEMLSEVSVRKASKDNLGIQSCMDFLGLLASFCPSLFEGAEEELIGFLKDDDEMIKEGTLKILAKAGGTIRENLIVLSSSVDLLLERICIEGNRKQAKYAVQALASITKDDGLKALSVLYKGLVDMLDDKRYQPAVLQSLGCIAQIAMPVFETRETEIVEFIKSKILKSENEAVDDEKLSWDDKSEVCQLKIYGIKTLVKSYLPFKDSHLRTGVDDLLGILKNILSFGEVSEDIESSFVDKAHMKLAAAKAVLRLSRHWDDKIPIDIFHLTLKTPEISFPMAKKIFLGKVHQYIKDRVLEPKYACSFLFDITGSNVLVSEEEKQNLADIIQHSYQTKVRKVSAQTDANSVSPYPHNILPYLVHALAHHSCPDVEKCKDVKEYEMIYRQLYLIISLLLHKEEDGKAEDTDKEHECVPTIISIFHSIKQSEDVTDPTKSKNSHAICELGLSVINQLTHKEPDLKREFTPVSLPPTLYKPSEKDESNNSEVSDEKLWIADETVLAHFSSLKLESHTDSSVIPQTSDHEGMNDEESDDNEIPLGKIVERLRAQRTKSREGEKNKSVPAEDENGKTDLDVLKMVREINMDHLRMVDKFESSNGHTHSPGKRANTVETDQKANKRSDVDATSVVSVPKRRRSSSGHSPFKFSNSGSKKELHEERDMDTNVSPSDDNSNQEKRLGSSSSRKRTKGFSSKLKNSDSEDGNGSEKSRSAESGDRLKSASGSMQKRKRKGITGPAKCSTAEKKMATDELIGCRIDVWWPMDKKFYEGTVKSYDSTKQKHVILYEDGDVEVLRLDKERWELIDSGKPTKKTKTSKRSSNKKGSSGSKHKNSDALRRDEDPIPTTPKGKRTPKKYIRHKHPEETPGSPSLEHEKLESRTKKNRSTATIVGEVSEKTNEKNVESTTEQMTEDEEYGNKEAGEEKPESEGKSWKEGEDDDEEVDLQEAKAESSGNPEGKETDVDNSGSEKKQENDDMETEAEAEDEDDAGDADASDNETLGAWRSKVVKSSSKKAA; this is translated from the exons ATGGCTCAGAAGGCAGAGGAGCTGTTGAAGGAGTTCGGATCGAAGCTTGACCCACCTCCTTCCTCCAAAGATTCATtgctcaaactcttcaag GAAGCTGCTGTTTGTCTTTCTGAGTTGGAGCAGTCTCCACCAGCTTCAGTGCTGAAGTCCATCCAGCCTTTTCTTGATGCAGTTGTTAAACCTGATATTCTCAAGCATCAGGACAAGGATGTCAAGCTTCTACTTGCAAGTTGCCTTTCTGAGATTACTCGCATCACTGCACCTGAGACGCCTTACCATGATGATACTATGAGG gatatttTTCAACTGATTGTGAGTTCCTTCTCTGGGTTGGATGATGTCGGTGGACCATCATTTGGAAGGAGGGTTGTCATTTTAGAAACGGTTGCAAAATACAGGTCATGTATAGTGATGTTGGATCTGGAGTGCGATGATCTGGTGAAAGAAGTCTTTACTACTTTTCTTGATGTTGCTAG AGATGACCATCCGGAGGTTGTTGTCTCATCAATGCAAAATATAATGATTGTTCTCTTAGAAGAGAGTGAAGATGTGCAGGAGCAGCTGTTACTAATTCTACTCTCTAAATTGGGCAGAAATAGAAGT GACGTTAGAGATGCGGCGAGAAGACTTGCTATGAAAGTCATAGAGCAGTGTGCGCCAAAAGTTGAATCTGACATAAAGCAATTCCTTATCTCCTCATTGTCTGGAGATAGCCGGTTTTCCAGCAGTCAGATTGCCTACCATGAGGTTATCTATGATTTGTACCGCTGTGCTCCTCAGACCCTATCCGGAGTTGCACCTTATCTCACTGGAGAGCTTTTG GCAGATGAATTGGAAACTCGTTTGAAAGTAGTCGGATTGGTTGGAGAGTTGTTTTCCTTGCCTGGACGTGCCATCTCCGAAGAGTTCAGTTCAATTTTTCCGGAGTTTCTGAAAAGACTGACTGATAGAGTAGTTGAAGTTAGACTGATCATCCTTGACCACATTAAGAACTGTTTACTCTCAGATCCTTCCAGAGCGGACGCTTCCCAAATTATAT CTGCTCTTTGTGACCGGCTCTTGGATTATGACGAGAATATCCGGAAACAAGTTGTTGCTGTTATTTGTGATGTGGCTGTGAGTGCACTGACGTCGATTCCAACTGACACTATAAAGTTGGTTGCTGAACGGCTCCGAGACAAATCT aTACTGGTAAAGACATACACAATGGAACGGTTGACTGAACTATACCGGGTATATTGCTTACGGTGTGCTGAAGGGAAGGTAGGCACTGGTGACTTTGATTGGATTCCTGGAAAATTTTTGAAATGTCTTTATGACAAAGATTTCAG ATCAGATACAATTGAATATACTCTCTGCAGTTCCTTGTTTCCAAGTGATATCTCTGTTAGAGATAAAGTTAAGCATTGGATAGACATATTTTCCGGATTTGACAATGTGGAGACAAAAGCTTTTGAGAAAATACTGGAGCAAAGGCAAAG GATACAACAAGAAATGCAAAAATACTTGGCACTCAAGCAGACGCAACAGGTTTGCTTAAAT ACTGCTGATGCTCCAGAGATGCAGAAAAAGATTCAATTTGGATTCAGAGTTATGTCACGTGCATTTTCTGATCCCCCAATGGCTGAGCCGAACTTTTTGATTCTTGATCAACTGAAAGATGCTAATATCTGGAAGATTTTGAATAATCTGCTCGATCCCAACACTAGCATAACGCAAGCGTCCAAGATTCGG GATGATATGCTTAATATACTTTCTGAAAAGCATTGTCTCTATGAATTTCTCGGCACTCTATCCATAAAGTGTTCTTATCTCCTATTCAGTAAGGAATTTGTGAAAGAGATGTTATCAGAAGTCTCTGTTAGAAAGGCTTCTAAAGACAATTTGGGCATTCAATCCTGCATGGACTTCTTAGGG CTTCTCGCAAGTTTCTGTCCATCACTGTTTGAAGGGGCTGAAGAAGAACTGATAGGTTTCcttaaagatgatgatgaaatgATAAAAGAAGGTACTCTCAAAATTCTGGCAAAGGCAGGTGGTACGATTCGGGAGAATCTCATTGTTTTATCGAG TTCTGTGGACCTGTTACTGGAGAGGATCTGTATAGAAGGCAACCGTAAGCAGGCTAAGTATGCTGTGCAAGCGCTAGCATCAATAACGAAGGACGATGGCTTGAAGGCCCTATCTGTTCTATACAAG GGACTCGTGGACATGCTGGACGACAAGAGATATCAGCCAGCTGTTCTACAGAGTCTTGGATGTATAGCGCAGATTGCAATGCCGGTATTTGAGACCAGAGAAACCGAAATCGTTGAGTTTATTAAAAGCAAAATCCTCAAAAGCGAAAAT GAAGCAGTAGATGACGAAAAGTTATCCTGGGATGACAAAAGTGAAGTTTGTCAACTGAAG atatatgGGATCAAGACATTGGTTAAGAGCTACTTGCCGTTCAAGGATTCTCATCTTCGCACGGGTGTTGATGACCTTCTTGGAATACTGAAAAACATTCTTTCCTTTGGGGAAGTATCTGAAGATATAGAGTCAAG CTTTGTTGACAAAGCCCATATGAAACTAGCTGCTGCGAAGGCAGTCCTCCGCCTTTCTAGACACTGGGACGATAAGATACCGATTGATATCTTCCATTTAACACTAAAAACCCCTGAG ATATCATTTCCTATGGCTAAGAAAATATTCCTTGGGAAAGTTCACCAGTATATAAAGGATCGGGTTTTGGAGCCAAAGTACGCCTGTTCATTCTTATTTGATATCACTGGATCAAATGTTCTGGTGTCAGAGGAG GAGAAACAGAACCTAGCTGATATCATTCAACATTCTTACCAAACAAAAGTGCGGAAAGTTTCTGCTCAGACTGATGCAAATTCGGTTTCTCCCTACCCTCATAATATCCTACCTTACCTGGTTCACGCACTTGCGCATCATTCTTGTCCTGACGTGGAAAAATGCAAAGATGTGAAGGAATATGAAATGATATATCG CCAATTATACTTGATCATTTCTCTGTTACTGCATAAAGAGGAAGATGGGAAGGCTGAAGATACTGACAAGGAACATGAGTGTGTTCCCACCATTATCTCTATCTTCCATAGTATAAAACAGTCAGAAGATGTCACTGATCCAACAAAGTCAAAG aACTCACATGCGATCTGTGAGCTCGGACTGTCAGTAATCAATCAGTTAACTCACAAAGAGCCTGATCTGAAAAGGGAATTCACGCCTGTATCGCTGCCTCCAACGCTTTACAAACCTTCTGAAAAAGATGAAAGTAACAACTCTGAG GTTAGTGATGAGAAATTGTGGATAGCTGATGAAACTGTCTTGGCACACTTCAGTTCTCTCAAGTTGGAGAGTCATACTGATTCATCT GTGATACCCCAAACTTCAGATCACGAGGGTATGAATGATGAGGAAAGTGATGACAACGAAATTCCTCTGGGTAAAATAGTAGAGCGTTTAAGAGCTCAGAGAACCAAGAGTAGAGAGGGGGAAAAGAACAAATCTGTTCCAGCTGAAGACGAGAATGGTAAAACTGATCTCGACGTTTTGAAAATGGTGAGGGAGATAAATATGGACCACTTGCGCATGGTGGACAAATTTGAGTCCAGTAATGGACACACACATTCCCCTGGCAAGAGAGCAAACACAGTTGAAACGGATCAGAAGGCTAACAAAAGGAGTGATGTGGATGCAACATCAGTAGTTTCAGTCCCTAAACGCCGGAGATCATCTTCTGGCCACAGTCCTTTCAAGTTCTCAAATAGTGGCTCTAAAAAAGAGTTGCATGAAGAGAGAGATATGGACACGAATGTCTCCCCTTCCGATGACAATTCAAACCAGGAAAAGAGATTAGGAAGCAGCTCTTCCCGAAAGAGAACGAAAGGCTTCTCATCAAAGTTAAAGAACTCAGATAGCGAAGATGGCAACGGCAGTGAGAAG agTAGGTCAGCAGAAAGTGGTGATAGATTGAAGTCTGCCTCTGGATCAATGCAGAAACGGAAAAGAAAAGGCATCACAGGACCGGCTAAG TGCTCCACAGCAGAAAAGAAAATGGCCACTGATGAACTAATCGGTTGCAGAATAGATGTTTGGTGGCCTATGGATAAGAA GTTTTATGAAGGCACGGTAAAATCTTACGATTCCACGAAACAGAAACATGTG ATACTCTATGAGGATGGAGATGTCGAAGTCCTTCGCCTTGATAAAGAACGATGGGAGCTCATAGACTCGGGAAAgccaacaaag AAGACCAAGACATCAAAGCGAAGTTCTAATAAGAAAGG ATCTTCTGGAAGTAAGCATAAGAATTCAGATGCCTTACGAAGGGATGAAGACCCAATTCCTACTAC GCCAAAAGGGAAAAGAACTCCAAAGAAATACATAAGACATAAGCACCCTGAAGAAACACCAGGAAGTCCCTCTTTAGAACATGAGAAACTAGAGAGCAGAACCAAGAAAAACCGATCTACTGCCACTATAG TCGGTGAAGTTTctgaaaaaacaaatgaaaagaatgtGGAATCAACCACAGAGCAGATGACAGAGGATGAGGAATATGGTAATAAGGAGGCTGGCGAAGAGAAACCAGAGTCGGAAGGAAAGTCGTGGAAAGAAGGcgaggatgatgatgaggaagTTGATTTACAGGAGGCAAAAGCAGAGTCGAGTGGAAACCCTGAGGGGAAAGAAACTGATGTTGACAACTCAGGTTCtgagaagaaacaagaaaacGATGATATGGAGACAGAAGCTGAAgctgaagatgaagatgatgccGGGGATGCTGACGCATCTGACAATGAGACTCTT GGAGCATGGAGAAGTAAAGTGGTCAAGTCAAGCTCCAAGAAAGCAGCATAG